From the genome of Xiphophorus couchianus chromosome 6, X_couchianus-1.0, whole genome shotgun sequence, one region includes:
- the LOC114146513 gene encoding DET1- and DDB1-associated protein 1-like isoform X6: MEKRNFLKGLPVYNKNSFTRFHADSNRRPSVYLPTREYPSDQIIVTEKTNILLRYLHQQWDKKNSGKKREQEQTEEDSVAPPRKMARTDSEEPTEDS, translated from the exons ATGGAGAAG AGAAACTTCCTGAAGGGGCTGCCTGtctacaacaaaaacagcttcaCCAGGTTCCATGCAGACTCT AACCGTCGGCCGTCTGTGTATCTTCCTACACGAGAATATCCATCAGATCAGA TCATTGTGACAGAGAAGACAAACATCCTACTGCGGTATCTACATCAGCAGTGGgataaaaag AATTCGGGGAAGAAGCGAGAGCAGGAGCAGACAGAAGAGGACAGCGTGGCGCCTCCGCGGAAGATGGCGCGAACGGACAGCGAAGAGCCCACCGAGGATTCATAA
- the LOC114146513 gene encoding DET1- and DDB1-associated protein 1-like isoform X5 — protein MEKRNFLKGLPVYNKNSFTRFHADSVCKASNRRPSVYLPTREYPSDQIIVTEKTNILLRYLHQQWDKKNSGKKREQEQTEEDSVAPPRKMARTDSEEPTEDS, from the exons ATGGAGAAG AGAAACTTCCTGAAGGGGCTGCCTGtctacaacaaaaacagcttcaCCAGGTTCCATGCAGACTCTGTATGTAAAGCATCA AACCGTCGGCCGTCTGTGTATCTTCCTACACGAGAATATCCATCAGATCAGA TCATTGTGACAGAGAAGACAAACATCCTACTGCGGTATCTACATCAGCAGTGGgataaaaag AATTCGGGGAAGAAGCGAGAGCAGGAGCAGACAGAAGAGGACAGCGTGGCGCCTCCGCGGAAGATGGCGCGAACGGACAGCGAAGAGCCCACCGAGGATTCATAA
- the LOC114146513 gene encoding DET1- and DDB1-associated protein 1-like isoform X2 produces the protein MDQQQRWSCELRATQTPLRNFLKGLPVYNKNSFTRFHADSVCKASNRRPSVYLPTREYPSDQIIVTEKTNILLRYLHQQWDKKNSGKKREQEQTEEDSVAPPRKMARTDSEEPTEDS, from the exons ATGGATCAACAACAAAGATGGAGTTGTGAACTGAGAGCTACGCAGACACCTCTA AGAAACTTCCTGAAGGGGCTGCCTGtctacaacaaaaacagcttcaCCAGGTTCCATGCAGACTCTGTATGTAAAGCATCA AACCGTCGGCCGTCTGTGTATCTTCCTACACGAGAATATCCATCAGATCAGA TCATTGTGACAGAGAAGACAAACATCCTACTGCGGTATCTACATCAGCAGTGGgataaaaag AATTCGGGGAAGAAGCGAGAGCAGGAGCAGACAGAAGAGGACAGCGTGGCGCCTCCGCGGAAGATGGCGCGAACGGACAGCGAAGAGCCCACCGAGGATTCATAA
- the LOC114146513 gene encoding DET1- and DDB1-associated protein 1-like isoform X4: protein MDQQQRWSCELRATQTPLRNFLKGLPVYNKNSFTRFHADSNRRPSVYLPTREYPSDQIIVTEKTNILLRYLHQQWDKKNSGKKREQEQTEEDSVAPPRKMARTDSEEPTEDS, encoded by the exons ATGGATCAACAACAAAGATGGAGTTGTGAACTGAGAGCTACGCAGACACCTCTA AGAAACTTCCTGAAGGGGCTGCCTGtctacaacaaaaacagcttcaCCAGGTTCCATGCAGACTCT AACCGTCGGCCGTCTGTGTATCTTCCTACACGAGAATATCCATCAGATCAGA TCATTGTGACAGAGAAGACAAACATCCTACTGCGGTATCTACATCAGCAGTGGgataaaaag AATTCGGGGAAGAAGCGAGAGCAGGAGCAGACAGAAGAGGACAGCGTGGCGCCTCCGCGGAAGATGGCGCGAACGGACAGCGAAGAGCCCACCGAGGATTCATAA
- the LOC114146513 gene encoding DET1- and DDB1-associated protein 1-like isoform X3, which yields MDQQQRWSCELRATQTPLVNRNFLKGLPVYNKNSFTRFHADSNRRPSVYLPTREYPSDQIIVTEKTNILLRYLHQQWDKKNSGKKREQEQTEEDSVAPPRKMARTDSEEPTEDS from the exons ATGGATCAACAACAAAGATGGAGTTGTGAACTGAGAGCTACGCAGACACCTCTAgtaaat AGAAACTTCCTGAAGGGGCTGCCTGtctacaacaaaaacagcttcaCCAGGTTCCATGCAGACTCT AACCGTCGGCCGTCTGTGTATCTTCCTACACGAGAATATCCATCAGATCAGA TCATTGTGACAGAGAAGACAAACATCCTACTGCGGTATCTACATCAGCAGTGGgataaaaag AATTCGGGGAAGAAGCGAGAGCAGGAGCAGACAGAAGAGGACAGCGTGGCGCCTCCGCGGAAGATGGCGCGAACGGACAGCGAAGAGCCCACCGAGGATTCATAA
- the LOC114146513 gene encoding DET1- and DDB1-associated protein 1-like isoform X1, with protein MDQQQRWSCELRATQTPLVNRNFLKGLPVYNKNSFTRFHADSVCKASNRRPSVYLPTREYPSDQIIVTEKTNILLRYLHQQWDKKNSGKKREQEQTEEDSVAPPRKMARTDSEEPTEDS; from the exons ATGGATCAACAACAAAGATGGAGTTGTGAACTGAGAGCTACGCAGACACCTCTAgtaaat AGAAACTTCCTGAAGGGGCTGCCTGtctacaacaaaaacagcttcaCCAGGTTCCATGCAGACTCTGTATGTAAAGCATCA AACCGTCGGCCGTCTGTGTATCTTCCTACACGAGAATATCCATCAGATCAGA TCATTGTGACAGAGAAGACAAACATCCTACTGCGGTATCTACATCAGCAGTGGgataaaaag AATTCGGGGAAGAAGCGAGAGCAGGAGCAGACAGAAGAGGACAGCGTGGCGCCTCCGCGGAAGATGGCGCGAACGGACAGCGAAGAGCCCACCGAGGATTCATAA
- the mrpl34 gene encoding large ribosomal subunit protein bL34m isoform X1, with protein sequence MNTVLSSISRLRGLTHLRSSVPTSDLSANATSHLRFFSSWFASGAAARPRVFRLLGPLPWQVESGDAVQQLPWLHQQVRTRKRGTEYQPNNIKRINTHGWVKRMSTRGGIEVILRRMLKRRKSLSH encoded by the exons ATGAACACCGTTTTGTCGTCTATTTCCCGACTGCGTGGATTAACCCACCTACGTAG CAGCGTCCCTACGTCGGATCTCTCAGCAAATGCCACGTCTCACCTCAGGTTCTTCAGCAGCTGGTTTGCGTCCGGCGCAGCTGCGAGACCTCGGGTTTTCCGACTTCTGGGGCCTCTCCCTTGGCAAGTGGAGAGCGGCGATGCGGTCCAGCAGCTCCCCTGGCTGCACCAGCAGGTGCGAACCCGCAAAAGAGGCACAGAGTACCAGCCGAACAACATAAAACGGATAAATACACACGGTTGGGTCAAGAGGATGAGCACGCGGGGCGGCATAGAGGTGATCCTGCGGCGTATGTTGAAGAGACGGAAATCCCTCTCTCACTGA
- the mrpl34 gene encoding large ribosomal subunit protein bL34m isoform X2 produces MNTVLSSISRLRGLTHLRSVPTSDLSANATSHLRFFSSWFASGAAARPRVFRLLGPLPWQVESGDAVQQLPWLHQQVRTRKRGTEYQPNNIKRINTHGWVKRMSTRGGIEVILRRMLKRRKSLSH; encoded by the exons ATGAACACCGTTTTGTCGTCTATTTCCCGACTGCGTGGATTAACCCACCTACGTAG CGTCCCTACGTCGGATCTCTCAGCAAATGCCACGTCTCACCTCAGGTTCTTCAGCAGCTGGTTTGCGTCCGGCGCAGCTGCGAGACCTCGGGTTTTCCGACTTCTGGGGCCTCTCCCTTGGCAAGTGGAGAGCGGCGATGCGGTCCAGCAGCTCCCCTGGCTGCACCAGCAGGTGCGAACCCGCAAAAGAGGCACAGAGTACCAGCCGAACAACATAAAACGGATAAATACACACGGTTGGGTCAAGAGGATGAGCACGCGGGGCGGCATAGAGGTGATCCTGCGGCGTATGTTGAAGAGACGGAAATCCCTCTCTCACTGA